In Fusarium oxysporum f. sp. lycopersici 4287 chromosome 2, whole genome shotgun sequence, a genomic segment contains:
- a CDS encoding hypothetical protein (At least one base has a quality score < 10), which translates to MGTFIKKHIRFIWTEAILALLLTVNWATAKNPKDDFCRRFAHQTTVIDDKLYIDGGWVNFDDFQQTHENYSNTWLAYHDLNNLVKRGGDLWPDLNISLSKNDSIPSVNGGILWGDSVNKRFYLYGGEWNNGFSQEPYSLLSYDIIYDKWDDFGTPDITPPPKIASYGAGVGVSETGIGYYLGGWISNASMSGWTDDRTMSSNFYTYSYDSEKYLWGGLSVQPPVVHATSFNDIYILTLPSFIWVKAYPDHHGNATLPPEYDHYSASCNMVKHMSQLFVIGGTYTDTDACDLAYDAWSMHNFWTGTNNNAGNNKTYWAIYNPNITENVVPADVYNVTGGNKKGGAKLAAPKDGFDEGNKPLQDLLGRRPEIAERSPTRSIPSTTGTSTASPKPTETSNPDSKLSTGAIVGIAIGGAAGVALLLLVWFCIGKKINRRREERRQSSMTQNQYHGNGGNLIHPPSTLSPLAATGYWGHGSEPVSPHHMSPHQSISVSQGPPTELPAEQHGDGHGVSELPQDAVGRKTPVSPGVSSQSWSPGPPSSYTPDRRN; encoded by the exons ATGGGGACCTTCATAAAGAAGCACATCAGGTTCATATGGACTGAAGCTATACTTGCACTGCTTCTTACCGTTAACTGGGCTACCGCCAAGAACCCCAAGGACGACTTTTGTCGAAGATTCGCACACCAAACAACAGTCATTGACGACAAGCTTTACATCGACGGCGGATGGGTCAACTTTGATGACTTCCAGCAAACTCACGAGAACTACTCCA ATACCTGGCTCGCATACCATgacctcaacaacctcgtGAAACGAGGCGGCGATCTTTGGCCAGACCTGAATATCAGCCTAAGCAAGAATGACAG TATTCCGAGCGTAAACGGTGGTATACTCTGGGGCGACAGCGTCAACAAGCGATTCTATCTCTACGGTGGCGAATGGAACAATGGTTTCTCACAAGAACCTTACAGCCTACTGAGCTACGACATCATCTACGACAAGTGGGACGACTTTGGAACGCCTGACATAACCCCTCCGCCAAAGATCGCCTCATACGGCGCGGGTGTTGGTGTTTCGGAAACCGGCATAGGCTACTACCTTGGAGGTTGGATAAGCAACGCCTCGATGAGCGGATGGACCGACGATCGAACCATGAGCTCCAACTTCTACACGTACTCCTATGACTCGGAGAA ATACCTCTGGGGAGGACTGAGCGTGCAGCCACCAGTCGTCCATGCCACCTCATTTAACGATATCTACATCCTGACCCTCCCATCGTTCATCTGGGTGAAAGCTTACCCGGATCATCACGGAAATGCAACCCTTCCTCCAGAATACGACCACTACAGCGCATCTTGCAACATGGTTAAACACATGTCGCAGCTTTTCGTCATCGGAGGCACCTACACCGATACTGATGCGTGCGACCTAGCGTATGATGCTTGGTCAATGCATAATTTCTGGACCGGAACAAATAACAACGCTGGCAATAACAAGACGTACTGGGCTATCTATAACCCTAATATCACTGAGAACGTTGTACCTGCTGATGTGTACAACGTTACTGGTGGAAACAAGAAAGGTGGTGCGAAACTGGCGGCACCCAAGGACGGGTTTGATGAGGGAAATAAGCCACTTCAAGACTTGCTGGGACGCAGGCCAGAAATAGCAGAGCGTTCACCAACGCGCTCTATCCCCTCTACGACAGGTACATCAACAGCGTCACCAAAGCCAACCGAGACAAGCAACCCCGATTCCAAGCTATCTACTGGTGCTATTGTTGGCATCGCCATCGGCGGCGCTGCAGGAGTGGCCCTTCTGCTACTTGTATGGTTCTGTATCGGCAAGAAAATCAACCGCCGCCGTGAAGAGAGACGCCAATCTTCAATGACACAGAATCAGTATCATGGCAATGGAGGAAACTTGATACATCCTCCCAGCACGCTCAGTCCACTCGCAGCGACGGGATATTGGGGGCATGGATCTGAGCCCGTAAGCCCGCATCACATGAGTCCTCACCAGTCTATCTCGGTTTCGCAAGGACCACCTACAGAACTTCCTGCAGAACAACACGGGGATGGACATGGTGTGAGCGAGCTCCCTCAGGATGCAGTTGGTAGAAAGACACCTGTCTCGCCTGGAGTGTCTTCTCAGAGTTGGTCTCCTGGCCCTCCTTCAAGCTACACACCGGACAGACGAAACTAG